One Candidatus Aenigmatarchaeota archaeon DNA window includes the following coding sequences:
- the prf1 gene encoding peptide chain release factor aRF-1 translates to MVKLKKLVKYLEKIRGRHTELISLYIPSGYNLAEIQNMLRSEYALTQNVKSRQTRNNVLSALEKIMNHLKLFRTTPENGLIVFCGNISEKEGESDIQIWSIEPPQPLNQKIYWCDQNFVLDPLKEMLTEKEVYGLIVIDGGGADIGFLRGKKVTLEKHIDSMVPGKTSAGGWSQMRYLRIREEAKKEHMKEVAEIANKLFLQEKNLKGVIIGGPGPFKEKFDEAGYLDYQLKQKKLGVVDTSYTGLQGLNELIKRGENLIQEASVVRERKLLEVFFSHLQKDDGLSVYGLEEVLKYLRMGAVEKILVIDDFDWLRFSLKCQCGYEMEKEGKPNSQFKCPNCGALMNVVETKELLEVLPEEANLYSTEVEILSSESTEGEQFKNLGGVGAILRYKVD, encoded by the coding sequence ATTGTAAAACTAAAAAAACTTGTGAAATACTTAGAGAAAATTAGGGGTAGACACACAGAACTTATATCCTTATATATACCAAGCGGCTACAACCTTGCTGAAATCCAAAACATGCTTAGATCTGAATATGCATTGACACAAAATGTAAAATCTAGACAAACTAGGAATAATGTTCTGAGTGCTTTAGAAAAGATAATGAACCATTTAAAACTGTTCAGGACCACACCAGAAAATGGTTTAATAGTGTTCTGTGGAAACATCTCTGAAAAAGAGGGAGAAAGCGATATACAAATATGGTCGATAGAACCACCACAACCACTTAATCAAAAAATATACTGGTGTGATCAGAATTTTGTTCTTGATCCATTGAAAGAGATGTTGACTGAAAAGGAGGTTTATGGGTTGATAGTGATAGATGGCGGGGGAGCAGATATAGGATTTCTTAGAGGAAAAAAGGTTACACTCGAAAAGCATATAGATTCAATGGTTCCGGGAAAAACTTCTGCCGGTGGTTGGAGTCAGATGAGATACTTGAGAATAAGAGAAGAGGCTAAAAAGGAACATATGAAAGAGGTTGCTGAGATTGCCAACAAACTTTTCTTGCAAGAAAAAAACCTAAAAGGTGTGATAATAGGGGGGCCAGGACCTTTTAAAGAAAAGTTTGATGAAGCGGGTTATCTAGATTATCAGCTAAAGCAGAAAAAACTAGGTGTTGTTGATACAAGTTATACTGGCCTGCAGGGTTTAAATGAGTTAATAAAACGAGGAGAAAACTTGATACAAGAGGCATCAGTAGTAAGGGAGAGGAAGTTATTGGAGGTTTTCTTTTCGCATCTACAAAAAGATGATGGATTATCTGTTTATGGCCTTGAAGAGGTTTTAAAATATTTGAGAATGGGGGCTGTTGAAAAAATATTAGTTATAGATGATTTTGACTGGCTAAGATTCAGTTTAAAATGTCAGTGTGGGTATGAAATGGAGAAAGAAGGAAAGCCGAATTCTCAGTTTAAATGCCCAAATTGTGGGGCCTTGATGAATGTGGTCGAGACAAAAGAATTATTGGAGGTGCTCCCCGAAGAAGCAAATTTATATAGCACGGAAGTTGAAATTCTCTCATCAGAAAGTACTGAAGGGGAACAGTTCAAGAATTTAGGAGGTGTTGGGGCTATACTGAGATATAAAGTTGATTAA